Proteins found in one Xenopus laevis strain J_2021 chromosome 1L, Xenopus_laevis_v10.1, whole genome shotgun sequence genomic segment:
- the adamts10.L gene encoding A disintegrin and metalloproteinase with thrombospondin motifs 10 isoform X1 produces the protein MAIIWSLLAWAFTLTAARTVKVRVPKQPSKDFLSSLSHYEIAFPAQVDQNGNFLTYDLRQAPPSFRRPRRSLSEETERQLFYRLQAQSSTFLLNLTLQTELLGQHFTVEYWKSGGVDWKHELYEDCHYVGHIQDQQLSSRVAISNCNGLLGVIVSGDDEYLIEPLPVGSNFTHNGEGTPHVVYKRSSLQRQHLEAACGVIDDKPWKDRHWWMRNPRPPPLRPGSNQTQQGPFPLKRSVSAERYVETLVVADKMMIGYHGRRDIEQYILAIMNIVAKLFQDSSLGNIVNIMVTRLILLTEDQPTLELNHHAGKSLDSFCRWQKSIVSRNGNAISESGIADHDTAVLITRYDICIYKNKPCGTLGLAPVGGMCERERSCSINEDIGLATAFTIAHEVGHTFGMNHDGIGNGCGSRGQETAKLMAAHITMKTNPFVWSACSRDYITSFLDSGLGVCLNNAPPRQDFVYPTQAPGQAYDADDQCRFQHGVKSRQCKYGEVCSELWCLSKSGRCITNSIPAAEGTICQTNTIEKGWCYKRECVPFGTRPEGVDGAWGSWSLWGECSRTCGGGVSSSVRHCDSPRPTIGGKYCLGERKRYRSCNIDDCPSGSQDFREMQCAEFDNVPFRGKYYSWKSYRGGGVKSCSLNCLAEGFNFYTERAAAVIDGTLCRQDSYDICVNGECKHVGCDRILGSDTKEDKCRVCGGDGSTCETIEGIFNQSLSEGGYEEVIWIPKGSVHIDIRQLNISLSYLALKAKEGSEYYINGRFPPDTPRRFDVAGTIFHYRRPQEEPESLEALGPTNTTLIVMVAVREELLPGIRYKFNAPINRVTQNSYAWFLSSWAKCSAICAGGVQLQRVLCKKVSDGSTVSEDLCDQSTRIQEKQRSCNTEPCPPEWALGSWSECSRSCNSGVRTRSVICQRRVSASDKKSLDDASCPQPRPSMLEPCNTDTCPPEWVPLDWSECTPSCGPGYRHRVVLCRIGDQDTTLPHSHCQAMDKPATSMRCTLQRCPPSRWITGEWGECSANCGLGQQRRSVQCLSHIRQPSIECTESLRPSAMQQCENKCLADPSDSPDECKDVNKVAYCPLVLKFKFCSRPYFRQMCCRTCQGH, from the exons ATTTCCTCTCCAGTCTGAGCCATTATGAGATCGCATTCCCGGCACAGGTGGACCAGAATGGGAACTTCCTGACCTACGACCTCCGTCAAGCCCCACCAAGTTTTCGACGCCCCAGGAGGAGTCTTTCCGAAGAGACAGAGCGCCAACTCTTCTATCGGCTACAAGCACAGAGTTCTACATTTCTTCTTAATCTAACCCTGCAGACAGAGCTTCTGGGCCAGCACTTTACTGTAGAGTATTGGAAGAGTGGAGGTGTGGACTGGAAGCATGAACTCTATGAGGATTGTCACTATGTGGGTCACATTCAAGACCAGCAGCTAAGCTCCAGGGTGGCCATCAGCAACTGCAATGGCCTG CTTGGAGTTATAGTATCAGGGGATGATGAATATCTCATTGAACCACTTCCCGTGGGGAGCAACTTCACCCACAATGGCGAGGGGACGCCACATGTGGTATACAAAAGGTCATCTTTGCAACGCCAACACTTGGAGGCTGCCTGTGGGGTAATAG ATGACAAGCCTTGGAAAGATCGCCATTGGTGGATGCGGAACCCAAGGCCCCCGCCTCTTCGGCCAGGATCCAACCAGACACAGCAAGGACCATTTCCCCTTAAGCGGTCTGTTAGTGCAGAAAGATATGTAGAGACCTTGGTTGTAGCAGATAAAATGATGATTGGCTACCATGGGAGGAGAGACATTGAACAGTATATTCTTGCTATTATGAACATT GTTGCCAAACTTTTCCAGGACTCAAGTCTGGGGAACATTGTGAACATCATGGTCACACGTTTAATTCTCTTGACAGAGGACCAG CCAACACTAGAGCTTAATCATCATGCTGGAAAGTCCCTTGACAGCTTCTGCCGGTGGCAAAAATCCATTGTAAGCCGTAATGGTAATGCAATTTCAGAGAGTGGCATTGCTGATCATGACACAGCAGTACTTATAACCAG ATACGACATTTGCATTTACAAAAACAAGCCATGTGGAACACTAG GTTTGGCACCTGTGGGTGGGATGTGTGAGCGAGAGAGAAGCTGCAGTATAAACGAAGACATTGGCCTAGCTACCGCTTTCACTATTGCACACGAGGTGGGACACAC ATTTGGTATGAATCATGATGGAATTGGTAATGGATGTGGTTCCCGAGGCCAGGAGACAGCCAAGCTCATGGCAGCCCATATAACTATGAAGACCAACCCATTTGTGTGGTCTGCTTGCAGCCGGGATTACATAACTAGCTTCTTAGA TTCAGGCCTGGGTGTGTGTTTAAACAATGCTCCACCACGTCAGGACTTTGTATATCCCACCCAAGCTCCAGGACAAGCGTATGATGCAGATGATCAATGCCGCTTCCAACATGGAGTTAAATCTCGCCAGTGTAAATATGGG gaaGTTTGTAGTGAGTTGTGGTGTCTTAGCAAATCTGGCCGTTGCATCACTAACAGCATCCCTGCAGCTGAGGGGACCATTTGCCAGACAAACACAATTGAAAAGGGG TGGTGTTATAAGAGGGAATGTGTTCCCTTTGGAACACGTCCAGAGGGAGTGGATGGAGCATGGGGATCCTGGTCTTTGTGGGGAGAGTGCAGCAGGACCTGTGGAGGAGGTGTATCTTCATCTGTCCGTCACTGTGACAGCCCAAG GCCTACTATTGGAGGAAAGTATTGTCTGGGCGAGAGAAAGAGATATCGATCATGCAATATTGAT GACTGCCCCTCTGGCTCGCAGGATTTCCGGGAAATGCAGTGTGCAGAGTTTGATAATGTGCCTTTTCGGGGAAAATATTACTCATGGAAGAGCTACAGAGGAG GTGGTGTAAAGTCTTGCTCACTTAACTGCCTGGCCGAGGGATTCAACTTCTATACTGAGCGGGCAGCTGCCGTGATTGATGGGACCCTCTGTAGACAGGACTCCTATGATATCTGTGTCAATGGGGAGTGCAAG catgtaggCTGTGATCGGATCTTGGGTTCTGATACCAAAGAAGACAAATGTCGTGTTTGTGGAGGAGATGGCAGCACTTGCGAGACTATTGAGGGTATCTTTAACCAGTCCCTGTCAGAGGGAG GATATGAGGAAGTCATTTGGATCCCTAAAGGCTCAGTACATATTGATATTCGCCAGCTTAACATATCACTCAGTTACCTAG CCTTGAAAGCAAAGGAAGGCAGTGAATATTATATCAACGGAAGGTTTCCTCCAGATACCCCTCGAAGATTTGATGTAGCTGGCACCATCTTTCATTACAGGAGGCCTCAGGAAGAGCCAGAGTCATTGGAGGCTTTAGGGCCTACTAATACCACATTGATTGTTATG GTGGCAGTAAGAGAGGAACTGCTGCCTGGAATCCGGTACAAgtttaatgccccaatcaatcgAGTCACACAGAACAGTTACGCATGGTTTCTCAGCTCATGGGCCAAGTGCTCAGCCATTTGTGCTGGAG gtgTGCAACTTCAGCGGGTGCTCTGTAAAAAGGTTTCTGACGGATCCACTGTCTCTGAGGACTTGTGTGATCAAAGCACCAGGATTCAGGAGAAGCAGCGTTCATGCAACACTGAACCCTGTCCCCCTGA GTGGGCATTAGGTTCTTGGTCTGAGTGCAGTCGTAGCTGCAATTCTGGAGTACGCACTCGCAGTGTAATATGTCAGCGTCGGGTTTCGGCAAGTGACAAGAAGTCTCTGGATGATGCCTCCTGCCCTCAACCTCGCCCATCCATGCTTGAACCCTGcaacacagacacatgtccaccTGAATGGGTGCCTTTGGACTGGTCTGAG TGCACCCCAAGCTGTGGGCCTGGGTACAGACACCGAGTTGTTCTGTGTAGGATTGGTGACCAAGATACCACCTTACCCCATTCCCACTGCCAAGCTATGGATAAACCTGCAACAAGTATGCGCTGCACCTTACAGAGATGCCCACCATCCCGCTGGATCACAGGTGAATGGGGAGAG TGTTCAGCTAATTGTGGCCTTGGGCAACAGAGACGATCTGTGCAATGCCTGAGTCACATAAGACAGCCTTCGATAGAATGCACAGAGTCTCTCCGTCCATCTGCAATGCAGCAGTGTGAAAACAAATGCCTGGCCGACCCCTCTGACAGTCCAGATG AATGTAAGGATGTGAACAAGGTGGCGTACTGCCCTCTGGTGCTGAAGTTTAAATTCTGCAGCCGACCTTACTTCAGACAGATGTGTTGCAGAACCTGCCAAGGCCATTGA
- the adamts10.L gene encoding A disintegrin and metalloproteinase with thrombospondin motifs 10 isoform X2 — MTAASEVLSSDPADFLSSLSHYEIAFPAQVDQNGNFLTYDLRQAPPSFRRPRRSLSEETERQLFYRLQAQSSTFLLNLTLQTELLGQHFTVEYWKSGGVDWKHELYEDCHYVGHIQDQQLSSRVAISNCNGLLGVIVSGDDEYLIEPLPVGSNFTHNGEGTPHVVYKRSSLQRQHLEAACGVIDDKPWKDRHWWMRNPRPPPLRPGSNQTQQGPFPLKRSVSAERYVETLVVADKMMIGYHGRRDIEQYILAIMNIVAKLFQDSSLGNIVNIMVTRLILLTEDQPTLELNHHAGKSLDSFCRWQKSIVSRNGNAISESGIADHDTAVLITRYDICIYKNKPCGTLGLAPVGGMCERERSCSINEDIGLATAFTIAHEVGHTFGMNHDGIGNGCGSRGQETAKLMAAHITMKTNPFVWSACSRDYITSFLDSGLGVCLNNAPPRQDFVYPTQAPGQAYDADDQCRFQHGVKSRQCKYGEVCSELWCLSKSGRCITNSIPAAEGTICQTNTIEKGWCYKRECVPFGTRPEGVDGAWGSWSLWGECSRTCGGGVSSSVRHCDSPRPTIGGKYCLGERKRYRSCNIDDCPSGSQDFREMQCAEFDNVPFRGKYYSWKSYRGGGVKSCSLNCLAEGFNFYTERAAAVIDGTLCRQDSYDICVNGECKHVGCDRILGSDTKEDKCRVCGGDGSTCETIEGIFNQSLSEGGYEEVIWIPKGSVHIDIRQLNISLSYLALKAKEGSEYYINGRFPPDTPRRFDVAGTIFHYRRPQEEPESLEALGPTNTTLIVMVAVREELLPGIRYKFNAPINRVTQNSYAWFLSSWAKCSAICAGGVQLQRVLCKKVSDGSTVSEDLCDQSTRIQEKQRSCNTEPCPPEWALGSWSECSRSCNSGVRTRSVICQRRVSASDKKSLDDASCPQPRPSMLEPCNTDTCPPEWVPLDWSECTPSCGPGYRHRVVLCRIGDQDTTLPHSHCQAMDKPATSMRCTLQRCPPSRWITGEWGECSANCGLGQQRRSVQCLSHIRQPSIECTESLRPSAMQQCENKCLADPSDSPDECKDVNKVAYCPLVLKFKFCSRPYFRQMCCRTCQGH; from the exons ATGACAGCAGCCAGTGAAGTCCTCTCCTCTGACCCAGCAGATTTCCTCTCCAGTCTGAGCCATTATGAGATCGCATTCCCGGCACAGGTGGACCAGAATGGGAACTTCCTGACCTACGACCTCCGTCAAGCCCCACCAAGTTTTCGACGCCCCAGGAGGAGTCTTTCCGAAGAGACAGAGCGCCAACTCTTCTATCGGCTACAAGCACAGAGTTCTACATTTCTTCTTAATCTAACCCTGCAGACAGAGCTTCTGGGCCAGCACTTTACTGTAGAGTATTGGAAGAGTGGAGGTGTGGACTGGAAGCATGAACTCTATGAGGATTGTCACTATGTGGGTCACATTCAAGACCAGCAGCTAAGCTCCAGGGTGGCCATCAGCAACTGCAATGGCCTG CTTGGAGTTATAGTATCAGGGGATGATGAATATCTCATTGAACCACTTCCCGTGGGGAGCAACTTCACCCACAATGGCGAGGGGACGCCACATGTGGTATACAAAAGGTCATCTTTGCAACGCCAACACTTGGAGGCTGCCTGTGGGGTAATAG ATGACAAGCCTTGGAAAGATCGCCATTGGTGGATGCGGAACCCAAGGCCCCCGCCTCTTCGGCCAGGATCCAACCAGACACAGCAAGGACCATTTCCCCTTAAGCGGTCTGTTAGTGCAGAAAGATATGTAGAGACCTTGGTTGTAGCAGATAAAATGATGATTGGCTACCATGGGAGGAGAGACATTGAACAGTATATTCTTGCTATTATGAACATT GTTGCCAAACTTTTCCAGGACTCAAGTCTGGGGAACATTGTGAACATCATGGTCACACGTTTAATTCTCTTGACAGAGGACCAG CCAACACTAGAGCTTAATCATCATGCTGGAAAGTCCCTTGACAGCTTCTGCCGGTGGCAAAAATCCATTGTAAGCCGTAATGGTAATGCAATTTCAGAGAGTGGCATTGCTGATCATGACACAGCAGTACTTATAACCAG ATACGACATTTGCATTTACAAAAACAAGCCATGTGGAACACTAG GTTTGGCACCTGTGGGTGGGATGTGTGAGCGAGAGAGAAGCTGCAGTATAAACGAAGACATTGGCCTAGCTACCGCTTTCACTATTGCACACGAGGTGGGACACAC ATTTGGTATGAATCATGATGGAATTGGTAATGGATGTGGTTCCCGAGGCCAGGAGACAGCCAAGCTCATGGCAGCCCATATAACTATGAAGACCAACCCATTTGTGTGGTCTGCTTGCAGCCGGGATTACATAACTAGCTTCTTAGA TTCAGGCCTGGGTGTGTGTTTAAACAATGCTCCACCACGTCAGGACTTTGTATATCCCACCCAAGCTCCAGGACAAGCGTATGATGCAGATGATCAATGCCGCTTCCAACATGGAGTTAAATCTCGCCAGTGTAAATATGGG gaaGTTTGTAGTGAGTTGTGGTGTCTTAGCAAATCTGGCCGTTGCATCACTAACAGCATCCCTGCAGCTGAGGGGACCATTTGCCAGACAAACACAATTGAAAAGGGG TGGTGTTATAAGAGGGAATGTGTTCCCTTTGGAACACGTCCAGAGGGAGTGGATGGAGCATGGGGATCCTGGTCTTTGTGGGGAGAGTGCAGCAGGACCTGTGGAGGAGGTGTATCTTCATCTGTCCGTCACTGTGACAGCCCAAG GCCTACTATTGGAGGAAAGTATTGTCTGGGCGAGAGAAAGAGATATCGATCATGCAATATTGAT GACTGCCCCTCTGGCTCGCAGGATTTCCGGGAAATGCAGTGTGCAGAGTTTGATAATGTGCCTTTTCGGGGAAAATATTACTCATGGAAGAGCTACAGAGGAG GTGGTGTAAAGTCTTGCTCACTTAACTGCCTGGCCGAGGGATTCAACTTCTATACTGAGCGGGCAGCTGCCGTGATTGATGGGACCCTCTGTAGACAGGACTCCTATGATATCTGTGTCAATGGGGAGTGCAAG catgtaggCTGTGATCGGATCTTGGGTTCTGATACCAAAGAAGACAAATGTCGTGTTTGTGGAGGAGATGGCAGCACTTGCGAGACTATTGAGGGTATCTTTAACCAGTCCCTGTCAGAGGGAG GATATGAGGAAGTCATTTGGATCCCTAAAGGCTCAGTACATATTGATATTCGCCAGCTTAACATATCACTCAGTTACCTAG CCTTGAAAGCAAAGGAAGGCAGTGAATATTATATCAACGGAAGGTTTCCTCCAGATACCCCTCGAAGATTTGATGTAGCTGGCACCATCTTTCATTACAGGAGGCCTCAGGAAGAGCCAGAGTCATTGGAGGCTTTAGGGCCTACTAATACCACATTGATTGTTATG GTGGCAGTAAGAGAGGAACTGCTGCCTGGAATCCGGTACAAgtttaatgccccaatcaatcgAGTCACACAGAACAGTTACGCATGGTTTCTCAGCTCATGGGCCAAGTGCTCAGCCATTTGTGCTGGAG gtgTGCAACTTCAGCGGGTGCTCTGTAAAAAGGTTTCTGACGGATCCACTGTCTCTGAGGACTTGTGTGATCAAAGCACCAGGATTCAGGAGAAGCAGCGTTCATGCAACACTGAACCCTGTCCCCCTGA GTGGGCATTAGGTTCTTGGTCTGAGTGCAGTCGTAGCTGCAATTCTGGAGTACGCACTCGCAGTGTAATATGTCAGCGTCGGGTTTCGGCAAGTGACAAGAAGTCTCTGGATGATGCCTCCTGCCCTCAACCTCGCCCATCCATGCTTGAACCCTGcaacacagacacatgtccaccTGAATGGGTGCCTTTGGACTGGTCTGAG TGCACCCCAAGCTGTGGGCCTGGGTACAGACACCGAGTTGTTCTGTGTAGGATTGGTGACCAAGATACCACCTTACCCCATTCCCACTGCCAAGCTATGGATAAACCTGCAACAAGTATGCGCTGCACCTTACAGAGATGCCCACCATCCCGCTGGATCACAGGTGAATGGGGAGAG TGTTCAGCTAATTGTGGCCTTGGGCAACAGAGACGATCTGTGCAATGCCTGAGTCACATAAGACAGCCTTCGATAGAATGCACAGAGTCTCTCCGTCCATCTGCAATGCAGCAGTGTGAAAACAAATGCCTGGCCGACCCCTCTGACAGTCCAGATG AATGTAAGGATGTGAACAAGGTGGCGTACTGCCCTCTGGTGCTGAAGTTTAAATTCTGCAGCCGACCTTACTTCAGACAGATGTGTTGCAGAACCTGCCAAGGCCATTGA
- the adamts10.L gene encoding A disintegrin and metalloproteinase with thrombospondin motifs 10 isoform X4 translates to MRNPRPPPLRPGSNQTQQGPFPLKRSVSAERYVETLVVADKMMIGYHGRRDIEQYILAIMNIVAKLFQDSSLGNIVNIMVTRLILLTEDQPTLELNHHAGKSLDSFCRWQKSIVSRNGNAISESGIADHDTAVLITRYDICIYKNKPCGTLGLAPVGGMCERERSCSINEDIGLATAFTIAHEVGHTFGMNHDGIGNGCGSRGQETAKLMAAHITMKTNPFVWSACSRDYITSFLDSGLGVCLNNAPPRQDFVYPTQAPGQAYDADDQCRFQHGVKSRQCKYGEVCSELWCLSKSGRCITNSIPAAEGTICQTNTIEKGWCYKRECVPFGTRPEGVDGAWGSWSLWGECSRTCGGGVSSSVRHCDSPRPTIGGKYCLGERKRYRSCNIDDCPSGSQDFREMQCAEFDNVPFRGKYYSWKSYRGGGVKSCSLNCLAEGFNFYTERAAAVIDGTLCRQDSYDICVNGECKHVGCDRILGSDTKEDKCRVCGGDGSTCETIEGIFNQSLSEGGYEEVIWIPKGSVHIDIRQLNISLSYLALKAKEGSEYYINGRFPPDTPRRFDVAGTIFHYRRPQEEPESLEALGPTNTTLIVMVAVREELLPGIRYKFNAPINRVTQNSYAWFLSSWAKCSAICAGGVQLQRVLCKKVSDGSTVSEDLCDQSTRIQEKQRSCNTEPCPPEWALGSWSECSRSCNSGVRTRSVICQRRVSASDKKSLDDASCPQPRPSMLEPCNTDTCPPEWVPLDWSECTPSCGPGYRHRVVLCRIGDQDTTLPHSHCQAMDKPATSMRCTLQRCPPSRWITGEWGECSANCGLGQQRRSVQCLSHIRQPSIECTESLRPSAMQQCENKCLADPSDSPDECKDVNKVAYCPLVLKFKFCSRPYFRQMCCRTCQGH, encoded by the exons ATGCGGAACCCAAGGCCCCCGCCTCTTCGGCCAGGATCCAACCAGACACAGCAAGGACCATTTCCCCTTAAGCGGTCTGTTAGTGCAGAAAGATATGTAGAGACCTTGGTTGTAGCAGATAAAATGATGATTGGCTACCATGGGAGGAGAGACATTGAACAGTATATTCTTGCTATTATGAACATT GTTGCCAAACTTTTCCAGGACTCAAGTCTGGGGAACATTGTGAACATCATGGTCACACGTTTAATTCTCTTGACAGAGGACCAG CCAACACTAGAGCTTAATCATCATGCTGGAAAGTCCCTTGACAGCTTCTGCCGGTGGCAAAAATCCATTGTAAGCCGTAATGGTAATGCAATTTCAGAGAGTGGCATTGCTGATCATGACACAGCAGTACTTATAACCAG ATACGACATTTGCATTTACAAAAACAAGCCATGTGGAACACTAG GTTTGGCACCTGTGGGTGGGATGTGTGAGCGAGAGAGAAGCTGCAGTATAAACGAAGACATTGGCCTAGCTACCGCTTTCACTATTGCACACGAGGTGGGACACAC ATTTGGTATGAATCATGATGGAATTGGTAATGGATGTGGTTCCCGAGGCCAGGAGACAGCCAAGCTCATGGCAGCCCATATAACTATGAAGACCAACCCATTTGTGTGGTCTGCTTGCAGCCGGGATTACATAACTAGCTTCTTAGA TTCAGGCCTGGGTGTGTGTTTAAACAATGCTCCACCACGTCAGGACTTTGTATATCCCACCCAAGCTCCAGGACAAGCGTATGATGCAGATGATCAATGCCGCTTCCAACATGGAGTTAAATCTCGCCAGTGTAAATATGGG gaaGTTTGTAGTGAGTTGTGGTGTCTTAGCAAATCTGGCCGTTGCATCACTAACAGCATCCCTGCAGCTGAGGGGACCATTTGCCAGACAAACACAATTGAAAAGGGG TGGTGTTATAAGAGGGAATGTGTTCCCTTTGGAACACGTCCAGAGGGAGTGGATGGAGCATGGGGATCCTGGTCTTTGTGGGGAGAGTGCAGCAGGACCTGTGGAGGAGGTGTATCTTCATCTGTCCGTCACTGTGACAGCCCAAG GCCTACTATTGGAGGAAAGTATTGTCTGGGCGAGAGAAAGAGATATCGATCATGCAATATTGAT GACTGCCCCTCTGGCTCGCAGGATTTCCGGGAAATGCAGTGTGCAGAGTTTGATAATGTGCCTTTTCGGGGAAAATATTACTCATGGAAGAGCTACAGAGGAG GTGGTGTAAAGTCTTGCTCACTTAACTGCCTGGCCGAGGGATTCAACTTCTATACTGAGCGGGCAGCTGCCGTGATTGATGGGACCCTCTGTAGACAGGACTCCTATGATATCTGTGTCAATGGGGAGTGCAAG catgtaggCTGTGATCGGATCTTGGGTTCTGATACCAAAGAAGACAAATGTCGTGTTTGTGGAGGAGATGGCAGCACTTGCGAGACTATTGAGGGTATCTTTAACCAGTCCCTGTCAGAGGGAG GATATGAGGAAGTCATTTGGATCCCTAAAGGCTCAGTACATATTGATATTCGCCAGCTTAACATATCACTCAGTTACCTAG CCTTGAAAGCAAAGGAAGGCAGTGAATATTATATCAACGGAAGGTTTCCTCCAGATACCCCTCGAAGATTTGATGTAGCTGGCACCATCTTTCATTACAGGAGGCCTCAGGAAGAGCCAGAGTCATTGGAGGCTTTAGGGCCTACTAATACCACATTGATTGTTATG GTGGCAGTAAGAGAGGAACTGCTGCCTGGAATCCGGTACAAgtttaatgccccaatcaatcgAGTCACACAGAACAGTTACGCATGGTTTCTCAGCTCATGGGCCAAGTGCTCAGCCATTTGTGCTGGAG gtgTGCAACTTCAGCGGGTGCTCTGTAAAAAGGTTTCTGACGGATCCACTGTCTCTGAGGACTTGTGTGATCAAAGCACCAGGATTCAGGAGAAGCAGCGTTCATGCAACACTGAACCCTGTCCCCCTGA GTGGGCATTAGGTTCTTGGTCTGAGTGCAGTCGTAGCTGCAATTCTGGAGTACGCACTCGCAGTGTAATATGTCAGCGTCGGGTTTCGGCAAGTGACAAGAAGTCTCTGGATGATGCCTCCTGCCCTCAACCTCGCCCATCCATGCTTGAACCCTGcaacacagacacatgtccaccTGAATGGGTGCCTTTGGACTGGTCTGAG TGCACCCCAAGCTGTGGGCCTGGGTACAGACACCGAGTTGTTCTGTGTAGGATTGGTGACCAAGATACCACCTTACCCCATTCCCACTGCCAAGCTATGGATAAACCTGCAACAAGTATGCGCTGCACCTTACAGAGATGCCCACCATCCCGCTGGATCACAGGTGAATGGGGAGAG TGTTCAGCTAATTGTGGCCTTGGGCAACAGAGACGATCTGTGCAATGCCTGAGTCACATAAGACAGCCTTCGATAGAATGCACAGAGTCTCTCCGTCCATCTGCAATGCAGCAGTGTGAAAACAAATGCCTGGCCGACCCCTCTGACAGTCCAGATG AATGTAAGGATGTGAACAAGGTGGCGTACTGCCCTCTGGTGCTGAAGTTTAAATTCTGCAGCCGACCTTACTTCAGACAGATGTGTTGCAGAACCTGCCAAGGCCATTGA